The Euleptes europaea isolate rEulEur1 chromosome 7, rEulEur1.hap1, whole genome shotgun sequence genomic sequence tccttccctggaggtttttaagcagagactagatggccatctgtcagcaatgcagattctatgaacttaggcggttcatgagagggagggcatcttggccatcttctgggcatggagtagggggtcactgggtatgtgtgtgggtagttgtgaaattcctgcattgggcagggggttggactagatgaccctggtggccccttccaactctatgattctatgatcaaagTGTGCCTGGCTGAATGGAACTGAGTGCCCAAGCCTGGTCTCTTTCGTACTTCGTGTGTGTATGGTATGTCAGTCTCTCATGAtgaccccccctttggcttcccatgCCGGCCAGTCCTTTGGCAGGGATGTGTTTTGCTCAGGCCTGGAGACACACTCTTTTGCCTTCACTTGTGCCAAGGCCAGGTGGCAGTGAGCCGCACCTGCTTCTAAATCCGTCCAAGCAGCCCTCCGATTCTTCCCATGCCCATGCCGATCCCTCTGGGGGCTTATTGCTTTTGGCCAAGGAAAGTCACTCTCCAGACCCAGGTCTGAGTCCAGCTGAACGTGCCGTTGAACTCAAATCTACCTCTTCTActgcagtgggtcgccgtgttcgtctgtccgcagtagtagaaaagggcaagagtccagcagcaccttcacagctctgaagaagtgagcggtggctcacgaaagctcatcttctactgcagaccaactacTCTGTGAAACTATAGACTCAGAGACGCTAGTCTGCGTGAAGCACGGCTCGGTACGATGAGGTCTTGGCGCAAAGCGCTCTGCACGTGCTCCGGGGGACGCTCCCCTCTCGGCCCGGGGTCTAGAAAAGATAGCTCCCGCCCTGGCCAGGCCGGGCCCTCCTGCCGGCTGCGGCTGCGTCGCCCCTTTAAGCCGCGTCCTTGCGCGCTCCGGGGAGGCGAAGGCAGGCAGGGGCGCTGCGGGTGTGGCCGCCgcgattgcagcagcagcagcgcgaACAAAGGCGAGGGGCGTCCGGTGGGCCGGCTCGGACCCCGCCTCGGTCCTCCGGCCCTGCCCCCGGGCCGCTTTTCGGCCTGGCTCCCCTCCACCCCCGGCGCAAGGGCGCGCCGAGCAGGACGCGCCGCCGACGGGGCTGAGCCGGCAGCCCGGCCGCTTCCGAGCGCGCGCCGGCCTGGGAAGGTCAGGCAGGCGGCCGAGCGGGGGAGCCGCGCGCTTCGGCCCCGGAGCCTGTCCTCCGAGCcccgggggggaagaggccggagGGGTCCTCCGGGGACCCGCCAAGGGTCGCCGAGGACGCGCCGCCTGCGCAGGGACCGGGGGGTCCAGCGTGGCGCGCCGGCAGACAAGCCGGCCCAAGCCCCGGACCCTCTCCGACCCTGCCTCGCAGCGGCTCCGTAGATGGCCCGGGCCGGGCGGCCCTCGCGGCCCCTCCGTGCTGCTGCTCCGCTGCCTTGAGCGCCGCGGGCTGCGCGCCCCCCGCCTGCGGGCCGTCATGAACTGCCTGCAGGCCTCCCAGGACAGCCTCGGGGGGGACGTGTGCGCCATCGAGGGGCTCCCGCCGCTGCCCAAGGGCCTCAGCGGCATCCTCAACTCGAGCGGGGGCTCCTGGCGGGAGATCGAGAAAGTGTACAGCAAGAAGACGCGCATCCAGGACGACCTGAGCAAGTCCCAGGCCGCGTCGGAGAAGCGGCTGCTCCGGAGCAAGCCGGCCAACCTCGACTCGGCCCTGGCTGTGCTGCGCAAGGAGATGGTGAGGAAaccccgcttccccccccccgtccccttctCCCCCGCTCCTCATCCCATCAGTTGGCCCGCAAAACCAGGGAGGCAAGGGTAGGAAAGCAGAAGGAACCACGTGGGTGCCCATCTTGTACCTGAAGGTCTTGCAGAGATGGTGCACTGCAGGCAGCCTTCCCAAGGGTTGCCCTGGTTTTGAACACCACGCTCTGGGCTGCAAGGATCATTTCCCAGCCTGGTGTTGCTGTTGGGAGGTCAGGCTGGGACTGGAGATCCGGGTTGTAAACCCTACTATGAAATGAAACCgtgctgtgtgaccttgagccagtcactctctcgcCCTAATCCACCTCGCGGGGTGGTTGTTttgggaataaaatggagaaagggagaatgatgttgtaaccTGTTTTGGGTCCTCTTTGggaggaaagcaggatataaatatctgaataataTCTAAATAAATCATGCAATTGCACTGCATAATTTTTGTTCTTAGGTGCAGAGTTCAGCGTTCTCAtggatttgcaaaaaaaaaaaaaaaaaacacccacacacacacacacacaccaaaaaaaccaaacccctCTGTGCCTAGGTAGAACCTTCCTGGGACCAAACAAAGCAGAGTACATTTATGCAAAATAAGCCACATAGATGTACACACATTTGCAAAGGCACATAATGTGCACAGGTCACAGTCAAGCTTTTCTCATGCCAAAAATTATACTTTATACTTTACAAAAACTGGCGATGGTGTGTACATCCCCTGGATAGTACATTTTTGACCCATAACAAATATCTTGGAATGAGAGATGCAGGTAATGTGCTGTGAACAGAGAGATGCTTCCTGGAGAACTGTACAAGATGTAGGAGACTCTGTGAAAGTTCTGCTAGGCAGTAGACTGTCCCAGGGGATTATGAAGTTGGGAACATCTAAATCTAGAATGGGGATGTTCCAAACTGAGGACAACACCTAGTGATCAAGAAGAAAACCGGATGGCTGGCAGTGTACtatattgtattatatatttCCTTTCAAAATCCAATTGTAATAACTAGGTCATGATAAGTTACACTGTTGTGTTCACACAAATTCATATAGTATACATGCCTTTTTTTGGTCATGATTGTGAGCCAAAGGAactctgggagttgtagttcacTGAAGGGAAAGGCTGTCTTGTCCCCTCATAGCACCATATTTCTCAGAGATGAAATGCATTTCTCAACATTTGAGCAAGCCTTAGAGCTAAACTGTACTGGGTGCTGTGGATCCATGATCAGTCCTCCGATGTATGACTGAGCTTACAAACAGTCGAGAACATGCTGAGTTGTTGTAAATGATTatatggacttttttttttaacagtcagAGTTCAGCATGCtgggccccccccccatttattttaaaagaggaGACTGCAGCATGTGCTCAATTCTTCCACTGAAACCAGTGGAGCTCCAAAGTGCTTAATTTTGGGTGGAACGATTTGATCAGCCTTGCAGCAAGTCTACGAGCCTTTCTACAGTTATATACGTGAAGTTTTTTTTAACACCATTTTGAAAActttgtcaaatctcagaaaatGCATAGTTTTAAAACCCAAGTGTTCTGGGAttacaggattaaaaaaaaaacattcttatgGGTTGCTTTGCTCTGCATTGGCTTCCATTGTGCAGGACTGTTTTGGAGAGCATCTGATTGACGTTGTCCTCTATTTGTCCCGTTTCTgtgttttcccctgctttgctattaccttccccaaacctggtttgacactatctttttggaaagatcataGTCAAAGTGCCTTTGGACGTCATGTGGATAGGAAGGGCCATTTTTTTAGGCCCCtcccatatttagggttgccaattttaaaattgttatgctagctttccttttaaaagaggcttaatgggatgttgtttaccaggtgatgttatttacttccatgccataaaCAGCTGCATGCcttaagcctctcttaaaggggCAGGATGTTTTTCCTTCAGGCCACTTGGCAAGGAagcttgactctcgaaagcttgtaccccaaaaatcttgttggtctctaaggcactactggactcaaatctagatatAGGATCTTAACCGTGGAGAGGGGCATCGCTGGATTTTTCTAGGGATTCAAGCATTGTATTCAGTGTGGTGTGAAACACCAGTTTCAATTTTGCTTGTAGCTGATGGTGCAGAAACAAAATGCCTCCAGCAGCACAAAAGGGTCATAGTGTGGAAGCAGCCTGAATTAGCATTCATTTTACAGCTTTCCTTCTGACTTGTCACCCTCAAGGCAGAAGACGCTCCTTCCAACCAGCAAAGCACAAATAATCTACAGGCAGAGGCCCTTTCACCATTGATGAGTTTCATTTAGGGTTGACAAAAATACAGACAGCAGAACCCTTTGCAGGAGTCTTCTGCCACCAGAATGGCTCCTCGGCTGACAATTTGATCAAGGGCCTGTTTCTAGTCACCAGTGGTGTAATTTCCTGTGCTAATACAGATGTGATGAATTTTTGTTGGGAGACTTATTTTGCGATGACATGTGGCTCTTAAGCAAGTAGGGGAAAACACTTCATGAGATATGGAGCAGCGGCCAGAGGTCCTGAGATTGGATCTTGGAGTTTAAGATCCTCATAGATGTGTTGTGTGGCCTTGGGAAACACtctctttctgtgtgtttttttttgtatgtaGAATTGGGCTGATTGTAACAGCAAAACCAACAGACACAATAAACCCCGTTGTAAATCGAAAGCATCATGTGAATAGCTTCCTTATATTTGAGTCTGCACTGGGGCATCTGAAGGACATTGTCAGCCACAAAAAAAGGATGTGTGAAGCGTTTCTCCAGCAGGGGGCAGCAGAGAGACACAGCATCGTTTTCCAAAAAGACAGCGCCGCTTCTCTAGCAAGGGGGCATTTGGCCAAACCCATTTTAAGCCTGCAAGCACCAAGCAACTGCGCAGAGGGGAAACAACccaaggagtcttgtggcaccttgagGACAGACACGTTTATTCTGGTCTGAGTTGTCCAGCCTCCTGACCGCTGCTGAAAAGTCCACTCACACGCTGCCCTTCAGGGTCGTTTGTGCCCAAACTAGACCAGAGAGCTTTACCTTGCAAAGAGCTGAGGCCTGGTTCACGCACGCAGGAGAATGTGGTTACAATGCTGAGAAGGTAGAGTGGATTGTACAGACTGCAGAGGGAagatcacattttggaatgttcTGCTATGTTAACATTTTCCCCTGTGAATAAAAAATCAACACCACATGCAAATAGGGCGTAGCTAGAACCTTTTTCTGGGATGTGCCTGCTTGCTACTAGCATGCATTTTTGCAAAATTATGTGAGCATTCAAAGGTAGAACTGAAATAGTGCGATATATTTTTCTGCTCCTGGCTCTGCcacatcacacatgaacacatgacgctgccttctactgaaccagaccctcggtccatccaagtcagtactgtctactcagaccggtggcagccctccagggtctcaggcaggggtctttcacatcacctacctgcctagtccctttaactggagatgccggggattgaacctgggaccttcttaatGCCAAGTGGACACTTTACCACTGTCTCTTGCATGTATGAACCAGGCCCGGGATGTCCAGACTGTGCTGAAGGTGGCAGGTTTCATATTAAACGGTCTTAATTGTTCCGTGATCCTTGAAGAGCGTGTGAACTCTGccacttttcacacagcgcaTGGAGGTGAGGGGATCACCTCCCCGGCTCCTTTGCCTGGGTGTTTATTGTTTAGCACACCTTTAGCATGAAGACCTGGGGTAGGAACACTGTGTTGTAGTTAAAGTGGGCCCAACTGAAGCTTGAGGGGGGAGGATGGGACTCCAGGGGAATAGCCACAGGGAGCATCTTTTTATGTGCCCTGCCTGCCCTCAACTTGGCACTGCAGATGTCTGAGTAAATGGCCTCAAGTCAGTTGCTCTGAGAAATTGTAGTTTCTGTTGCTTCAAAGACCATAGGAATAGATTTGTTGGATCAAGTCAAAGGTCCACCCAGCTTTTTACTTTCCTGCTGGGCAATCCACAAAGAAAGACATGAGAAAAAGTTGCTTGTCCCCTGCTTCCTGAGAGTTGGAGGAATACTTGGGGCAATGGGCATTCTGCAATTCCACAGAAGTACAGAATTTGTCACTGGGCCTCTCAGTTCTTATTTAAGCAGGGGAAACGTCTAGCACTCATTTATCTTATGTTGACTATAAGTGCATTCCCAGTTCAAGCGGGGTACCAGTAAGATCCAACACAATTGGCTAGGGAGCGCCCAAAGATGCAGCCTCCCTAGCCGATCTCCTCAGAATCCTCTGCAACACACAGGAGCTTTTGTAGCACCCAAGCCAGTGTAGAAACAGTTCTCTGAAAACCTTTGCTATGTTATGTCTGGGGGACTTTatccagcagcagctgcagctggtTTTTGGGACCCGTGGTGTTGGTGCTTTAAGGTGCAGAGGGGACAAGCAGTTGAGGGGTGCTGGCTTGAATTATCCTTGTCACTGTGGggtctgggggaggtagttgtgaatttcctgcattgtgcaggggtttggactagatgaccctggtggtcccttccaactctgtgattctatgagggaGGTGGTGGTTGTATAACTCAGTCTTTTTGCTCTTGTGCCTTTGGCAGGTGGGGCTCCGGCAACTGGACATGTCCCTTTTGTGTCAGCTGTGGTCCTTGTACGAGTCGATTCAGGAGTACAAAGGTCTCTTTCAGGATATGTCATCCTCACTGCACTCTGAAGGCAGTCTGGCTGCTGAAAACGGCTTCTCTGATGAGGAGGAAGACTTCGAGGTGGATCCATCTAGCCCAGATGGGCATAAGGAGAATGCCTTGGGTCAGCGACTCCGTCTTCTGCAGCCCCAGAACTCTCGGGACCAGTGGCTGCAGGACTCCTTCCATATCACCATCTGAGGTGGCCTCTGCCACGGAATTGCCTTTCCCTGTGACTTGGTAGAAAATCTGACAGTACATTAGGAATCTTTTTTGTAGGGTTGGGGAATGAGACCCATTGACACAGGCAGTTTGTGGCTGGTTTGGGAACTGTCCATGAACATGCTGTACGGTTTGCACGTAACCGGCTGTAGTTTAGTGTTTTATTACCACTGGATGGACCCAGTGGGATTTAATTGGTTTTTCTTctgtgagaaccagcatggtgtagtggttaagagcagctgactgtaatctggtgaatctggttggtttccccactcctccacatgaagcccgctgggtgaccttgggccagtcacagttctctcagaactctttcagccccacctacctcacaaggtgcctgttgtggggaggggaagggaaggtgattgtaagccgctttgagactccttaaaggtagagaaaagcggggtataaaagctaactcttctttttcttctgagagAAAGTGAGAGACTTTTCTGTGTGGACAGTTCAGGAGTCCAGTATGACTCCTCCTGTTCTCCAGGGCAGAGATAAATGCCTGCAGCACCAATAGAATAGGGCAAGGAAAACAACAGCTATAGACGGGGTCCTGACTAACATAGTGTTGTGAGAACACTACCAGACAGAAGTTCTTTGTTTTATAAACATTTATTGGGTGGGGAAAAATAGGTGCAGATGTGCATGAACCTCTCCCGTTAACTGGGGAATTAATATATTTGAGGAAACAGTTGTGGCCTGTCTGGCCATGACTGTGGCTCCCTGCTTGTTTACGAGGAATGGATCTCACGGGCTCCATCTTCTCACAGATTGCCCTGATTCCTGCAGGTCCTTCTACTGATGCGATTTCAGGCTGGAGCAGCTCAAAATTCCTCTCTACCAGCCCTGATTAGCTTGCTGCCCGGTTGTTCCCCCAACCCGCTCCCTCAATTTTGGAGGGGCTGAGCTcaatttcccctttccttctctcctatcCCTTCTGCTGGAAGCATCCAGGAACAGTGTACTGGGTAGGACTTGCTGTGCACGAAGCTTATTTGCTAGATTTTTCTAGGCAGAGTTGCATTGGCTGGATTAATTATTAGTGCCTCGGCCATGTTACCCAAAACTggcctcttttaaaatatttaattatacATAAACTTTTTTTCCCCAAGCCTAGAAATATGAGGTTTGGGATTAGGAGAGGgaatcccttcttctccctcccatttGTAACTGGGTACAAACCTTAAATGGCTAATTTAATATATTGGTTGTGATGGGGCATTTTGCCAGTAGGAATCTAGGGAATAAAATGCCTCAGCCTTTTAACAAACCAAGGTCTGGTTGTGCTTCATTTCCAGGTGCAAGGATAATGTTATTCTGAAGGGAGATTACCGTAAGTCCGTCTAATGGGAGATTTAAAGCAGGTAAAGTGGAGCTGTCTAGATTGGCAAAGGTTTGAGTATCACAAGAATGCTCCATTGGGAATTCACTCTTCTCATCCACAGCCCAGGATCACTTGACATCTCCATAATCTCCCACATCTGAACACCTCGGGAGAAGAACAAAAGAGCTGGCTGCTTTCATCTATCACAAAttcattttctccttccctctgGCAAAGCAACACCAATGATCCCCCCATCCACAGAAGATGTAGGATCCCTCCCAAATGTCTCTTCTCCACCTTCTGTGCTCTGCTGAGGCCTgtccgccagcgtggtgtagtggttaagagtggtgggtaggagcggtggactctgatctggagaaccgggtttgattccccactcctccacatgagcggcaggcactaatccggtgaactggattggtttcaccacccctacacatgaagccagctgggtgaccttgggctagtcacagctctcttagagctttctcagctccccctacctcacagggtgtctgttgtggggaagggaaggtgattgtaaactggtttgattcttccttaagtggtagagaaagttggcatataaaaaacaactcttcttctcccttcctcaCTTTCTGCTCAAAGTTGAAATGGAAACTATCCACTCTGATATCTCTACCTGCCTCTCCCaccctttccctcttccttccagGCTGTCTTCTTCCCAAACCCCTTTCTATCTATCTCCTCACACACACTTGGAGAGTTGGCTATGTGGTTTACCTCATCCAATTCTTCCCCAATGTCTGGCTGCCATTAATCagcctatctctctctctcctctggcTCCTTTTCTGTGGCACTCACGCTACCTTCCCCCATTCTCAAAAAGCCCTCCCTAGACCCTCTctgactacccccccccccagtttataggctgcctttctcactgaaattcaAAGTTGATTCCTGACTAAATAATATACGGCCTTCAGTTTGGGTTCACTACAAGGATAGTTAGCAAGTTCCCTGCTCAGAactcaattcccaggcctgcGTAGGTCCATTCTGGTTCAGAGCCATGGTGCTTGAGGAAAAACAGCTTTACCCCGCACACTGCACACCATTTTCCACCCCAAATGGCCTTGGGGTGCACTATATGACTTTCACGTACTGCATCAGCACACATGGCACCCCACAGGAAGGCAAATAACAGCCCTCATTAGCTGTCTGAGGTGGAGACAatgtcatggtgtgtgtgtggggaagcggAAGCCCCTTCTCAGGCACTGAGAGCCTTGTCTACATGGGTCCCAAGCCTGTGGGTATTACGTTCCCAGGGGGAACTCACATgtgcttgt encodes the following:
- the FAM89B gene encoding leucine repeat adapter protein 25, with protein sequence MNCLQASQDSLGGDVCAIEGLPPLPKGLSGILNSSGGSWREIEKVYSKKTRIQDDLSKSQAASEKRLLRSKPANLDSALAVLRKEMVGLRQLDMSLLCQLWSLYESIQEYKGLFQDMSSSLHSEGSLAAENGFSDEEEDFEVDPSSPDGHKENALGQRLRLLQPQNSRDQWLQDSFHITI